One Megalopta genalis isolate 19385.01 unplaced genomic scaffold, iyMegGena1_principal scaffold0153, whole genome shotgun sequence DNA window includes the following coding sequences:
- the LOC143262574 gene encoding uncharacterized protein LOC143262574, with product MSSHCLSITISHNSDYLNLGHMTETAESHILNDGYYLSHHAMMKTTSLTTKLRVVFDGSAATTSGTALNDTLLTGPKSKMIFSLLQGLAEENLNKRLQLGESSTIKTLGVVWNSSDDSISYAVTTFKSIGTITKRSISSEIAKIYDLLGLLSSVIIVAKILLQKLCTMIVDWDESLPIEIHTEWIQYYHRLPLLNGVVFQRKTIATGAKELELHVAKSKVAPLKTQSIPCLELCGAFLLSSLYQTVREALQLPIKHTTFWTDSTIVLHWLQTSSIVPEQKTAICLATMLSDISFLERYSSWTKMQRVIAYCLRWKSSNKEKGALSALELKNSRVCDTIIQLLQRVYFAEEIRCLTKNQTVKGKLQQLNPFLDDDRMLRVGGRLKHSPMPFNQKHPLILPKARITSVIIESEHRAQLHAGVQTTLYAIRRRYWPIDGRSQIWKAIKGCVTCCQAQPPPTNYIMGNLPPSRVTESRPFSNAPHFGGLWEAAVKSFKYHLKRVAGNELFTFENFNTLITEIEAILNSRPLSPISSDANDLLASIPGHFLIGDSLTSLRERDFRVTPSNRLSSWQQIQKIKQHFWNWWRREYLNELTCRHKWATGSHPIKEGTIVLLREDNTPSLQWPLGKVVKIHPGSNGIIRAATVKTATKVLDRSIKRLVPLPNQTDDSGSETAEMKDIPNLIGPTKKQTSESRH from the exons ATGTCGTCGCACTGCCTTTCAATAACAATCTCTCACAACTCG GACTACCTTAATCTAGGTCACATGACCGAAACAGCCGAGTCGCACATCCTAAACGACGGGTATTATTTATCACATCACGCAATGATGAAAACTACGAGCCTAACCACCAAGTTGCGAGTAGTATTCGATGGGTCAGCAGCTACGACGTCAGGAACTGCCCTCAACGACACACTGCTTACTGGGCCAAAATCCAAGATGATCTTCT CCCTATTGCAAGGTTTGGCAGAGGAAAACCTGAATAAAAGGCTTCAGCTCGGAGAGTCATCCACAATAAAAACGCTCGGTGTTGTGTGGAATTCATCGGACGACTCCATTTCTTACGCGGTCACCACATTCAAATCCATCGGAACCATCACCAAAAGGTCAATAAGTTCCGAAATCGCGAAGATCTACGACCTATTAGGGCTTCTGAGCTCGGTAATCATTGTAGCGAAGATTCTGCTCCAGAAGCTCTGTACCATGATAGTAGACTGGGACGAGTCACTACCGATAGAGATCCATACCGAATGGATTCAATATTATCACAGACTACCACTCCTGAACGGCGTCGTGTTCCAAAGGAAAACCATCGCTACCGGAGCAAAAGAACTCGAATTGCACG TCGCGAAATCCAAGGTCGCACCTCTGAAGACTCAGTCAATTCCTTGCCTCGAACTCTGCGGCGCCTTTCTGCTATCATCGTTATACCAGACAGTACGAGAGGCCCTGCAGCTACCAATCAAACATACCACCTTTTGGACCGACTCTACAATAGTTCTCCACTGGCTACAAACGTCGTCGATAGTTCCAGAGCAGAAAACCGCAATCTGTCTAGCGACAATGCTATCAGACATATCCTTTCTGGAGAGATACTCATCATGGACAAAGATGCAGCGAGTCATTGCATATTGTCTTCGGTGGAAATCATCCAACAAAGAGAAGGGTGCCCTCTCTGCCCTGGAACTGAAAAACTCTCGTGTGTGTGACACCATTATTCAATTACTCCAGAGGGTCTACTTCGCAGAAGAAATTCGATGCCTCACCAAGAATCAGACAGTGAAGGGTAAATTGCAACAATTGAACCCCTTCCTAGATGATGACAGGATGTTGCGAGTCGGTGGACGCTTAAAGCATTCACCAATGCCCTTCAACCAGAAACACCCCCTAATTCTCCCAAAGGCACGGATTACGTCCGTGATCATTGAAAGCGAACACCGCGCGCAACTACATGCAGGTGTCCAAACGACTCTGTATGCCATAAGGCGCCGATATTGGCCAATTGACGGACGCAGTCAGATCTGGAAGGCCATAAAAGGATGCGTGACTTGCTGTCAAGCCCAACCACCGCCTACGAACTACATAATGGGGAATCTACCTCCATCCCGAGTAACGGAATCAAGACCCTTCTCCAAC GCACCACATTTCGGAGGACTCTGGGAAGCAGCCGTGAAATCATTCAAGTACCATTTAAAACGCGTCGCCGGTAATGAGCTATTTACATTTGAAAATTTCAACACTCTCATCACAGAAATAGAAGCAATCCTGAATTCTCGCCCACTCTCTCCCATATCCTCTGATGCCAATGATCTGCTTGCTTCGATCCCTGGTCATTTCCTCATCGGCGACTCATTAACAAGCCTCCGCGAGAGGGATTTCAGGGTCACTCCGTCAAATAGGCTATCTAGCTGGCAACAAATACAAAAGATAAAGCAACACTTTTGGAACTGGTGGAGACGAGAGTACCTTAACGAGTTGACCTGCCGTCATAAGTGGGCCACAGGCAGTCATCCAATCAAGGAGGGTACCATTGTTCTTCTCAGGGAAGATAATACACCTTCATTACAGTGGCCATTAGGAAAAGTCGTCAAGATCCATCCAGGTTCGAATGGCATCATTCGGGCGGCCACGGTGAAAACAGCTACTAAGGTACTAGATCGCAGCATCAAACGTCTAGTACCACTACCTAATCAAACAGACGACTCCGGATCCGAGACTGCCGAGATGAAGGACATACCTAATCTTATTGGTCCTACCAAGAAACAAACATCAGAATCCCGTCACTAG